The Desulfitobacterium chlororespirans DSM 11544 genome includes a region encoding these proteins:
- a CDS encoding FAD-linked oxidase C-terminal domain-containing protein, with protein DQIWLSRRVAFGSVARVKPCYSIQDITVPRSEFPQAIEGILKIAKEYDMIIGLVAHAGDGNLHPLVLFDQRHADEVERVHGAEGALSKLAVSLGGTMSGEHGIGVVKKKYMDVEFTPGAMEAFRKLKKTFDPANRFNPDKIISI; from the coding sequence GATCAAATCTGGCTTTCCCGCCGGGTTGCTTTCGGTTCGGTGGCTCGTGTTAAACCTTGCTATTCGATTCAGGATATCACGGTGCCGAGAAGTGAATTCCCCCAAGCTATTGAAGGAATCCTTAAGATCGCCAAAGAGTATGATATGATCATCGGTTTGGTGGCTCATGCCGGAGACGGCAACCTCCATCCTTTGGTGCTCTTCGATCAGCGGCATGCTGATGAAGTGGAACGGGTTCATGGTGCAGAAGGAGCCCTGAGTAAGCTGGCTGTTTCTCTGGGTGGCACTATGAGCGGGGAACACGGCATTGGTGTGGTCAAGAAAAAATATATGGATGTTGAATTTACACCGGGAGCCATGGAAGCCTTCCGTAAACTTAAGAAAACCTTTGACCCGGCTAACCGTTTTAACCCTGATAAAATTATTTCTATCTAA